CTGCCGGCATTTATGGGCATGTCGGCTCCGGATGTATGCATGTGCGGCCTTATATTAATTTACGTTCTCCTGAAGAATTGGCGCTTATGCGCGAAATGATGATTGATGTGTCTTCTTTATTGCTGGAATATGGGGGATCGTTAAGCGGAGAGCATGGAGATGGATTGATTCGCTCTTGGCTGAATCCAAAGATGTTCGGCGAAAAGCTCATTCAAGCTTTTATTGAGCTAAAGCGCGCTTTCGATCCTGACGATCTAATGAATCCTGGAAAAATCATTGCCTTTTCTAGCGATTTTGAAGAGCTTCGCTCTCATCCGAGCGAGATTTTAAAAGACCCTCAGACCTTTCTAAACTTTAACAAAGAAGGCGGATTTATCTTAGCAGCCGACCTTTGCAATGGAAATGGACTCTGCCGTAAAAAAGAAAAGATCATGTGCCCGTCTTTTCAGGCCACTAACGAGGAATTTCATTCAACGCGAGCGCGAGCACAATCCCTACGCTCTATCATTCATGGACGCATGCCCCTGGAAGCCTTCACTAGCCAAGGCCTTTACGACGTAATGGATTTATGCCTCTTATGCAAGGGATGCAAAACCGAATGTCCTTCCCAAGTGGACATGGCAAAGATGAAATCAGAATTCCTCTACCATTACCAAGAAACCCATGGCTATTCGCTGCGAAGCCGCCTTTTCGCGTCCATTGGACAATTGAATCGATGGATGTCCCCTTTAGCTGACTTTTTTAATCTTCTCCATCGGCAGCCATGGACCAAGAAAGCTCTAGAGCGCTTAGGAATGACTTCCCACCGCAATCTGCCGCTACTGGCTAGCCAGCGCTTTTCTACTTGGTATTCTAATTTTTTGCAGCCCAGCCATTTAAATAAAAGCGTGCTTCTTCTCAATGATACCTTCAATGAATTCAACCATCCGCATATCGGACAAGCTGCCGTTCATTTGCTAAATGCCCTGGGCTATAAAGTCATTGTTCCTTCTTGGAGCTGCTGCGGCCGGCCCGCTCTTTCAAAAGGATTGCTTAAGCAAGCCCGCAAGCAGGCGCGAAAGCTGCTTTCTACCCTTGCAGCCTCCTTGGCAAAAGGAGCCCTCATCATCGGACTTGAGCCCAGCTGCATTTTGACCATCAAAGACGACTACCTAGGGCTAATCGATCCGAATGATCCTCTTTACCCTGCCATCGAATTGATAACTTCCCGTTGTTTGACATTGGATGAATTCTTATTGAAACATGTGCAGGATGGAACTTATCCTCTTCCCTTTCCCAACAAAGAGCGGTTAATCAAAGTCCATGGCCATTGCTATCAAAAAGCCTTAGTAGGAATGGCCCCAACTTTGGACCTGCTTAGATCCATCCCGGGGTTTTATGTATCTGAAATCCCTTCCGGTTGCTGTGGAATGGCCGGTTCATTCGGCTATGAAAGCGAACACTATGACATTTCCATGAAAATCGGCGAACTGCAGCTATTTCCCCATATACGAAAGAGCATGCCGGACACCTGGATCATCGCCAACGGCACTTCTTGCCGGCACCAAATTCAAGATGGCACCGGCCGACAAGCCCTGCACTTGGCAGAAGCCCTCTATCTGCATTTAAAGGACCAATAAATCTCTTACGCCAATTATCTAGCCAGGCTTAAGAGATTGCCTCAACAAGTTCATTTTTTTTGCTTAGAAGAGCCTTTGGGATTAGAAAGAATATCTAAAATATACGTCGGCTTTAACACTTCATCTGTATGAAAATGAGCAACGGAAACACGCCAATCGTTCTGATCAATAGAGTCCTGGGCAATTTTCTGCTTTATCTTAAAAAAATCCCCCTCCCCTCTTCCCTTAATAGTAAATTGATGATCTGAAGAAGAGAAAAGTTTTTTAGGCTCAATATTTTTATTTTTTAAAGAATTATAAGATATCAACCCGCGCTCTTGCAGCGTATTTATTGTCGAAATATTGATATAGACATGGATGCACTTGTTCGCAGCGGAAAGATAATGAATCCCTGTCAATTTAGAGCCATCTGTTTTTTGATAAATCTCATGCAATTTGTCATAAAATTGCGCTTGCGTCCGAACCACAATCATTCCTTTTTCGGCTTTTTGAATCGCCTCTACTTGTAATTTTATAGACGCGGAGCTATCAGCCTTTAGCTCGGGCAATAGATCTAACCTCTGGGCAATTGCTTTCCATAAATAATCGCTTTCGGAAAGCGCCTTCCATTTTTTGCATACCAAAGAAGCCCGATAAAGCGAATGCTGATCTAAATAGGAGAAAATCATCAAGGCTAGCTCCGGAAT
The nucleotide sequence above comes from Candidatus Protochlamydia phocaeensis. Encoded proteins:
- a CDS encoding F-box protein, with the protein product MFLITSSPSDFFPSVAGISSIPGEEDFAVERSGFVDIPELALMIFSYLDQHSLYRASLVCKKWKALSESDYLWKAIAQRLDLLPELKADSSASIKLQVEAIQKAEKGMIVVRTQAQFYDKLHEIYQKTDGSKLTGIHYLSAANKCIHVYINISTINTLQERGLISYNSLKNKNIEPKKLFSSSDHQFTIKGRGEGDFFKIKQKIAQDSIDQNDWRVSVAHFHTDEVLKPTYILDILSNPKGSSKQKK
- a CDS encoding FAD-binding and (Fe-S)-binding domain-containing protein, whose product is MRSIQEELKDNIEGQVYFDPTTRHIYSVDASIFEVQPLGVVIPKSKLDLLRAVEIANHYKVPLTARGAATGITGGCLGRGLIIDTSKYLNRILTIDIQNGYTVCEPGVVQDDLNKQLSPYGYRLGPDTSTGNRATLGGMLANNAAGSRSLRYGRMVDHVKEAEVILANGEILLFGALSEEKLKQKMSLKTTEGHIYREIIRIRDTYRDEIEKRFPRIPRRVSGYNLDELIKDEPINIAKLITGSEGTLGIATEITMNIAPKPKSTGMCLLFFQDMIEALRHIPALLAYSPIALEMIDDQIIELGRASPSLRGQLDWLSGNPKALLIVEIDGEDRQELEEKMRALLTDLRQNQIGYDPIALFDRQKMAKVWNLRKSGLGILLSKRSFSRAIAFIEDISVDPHQLAPFMERFCAYLSSKGKSAGIYGHVGSGCMHVRPYINLRSPEELALMREMMIDVSSLLLEYGGSLSGEHGDGLIRSWLNPKMFGEKLIQAFIELKRAFDPDDLMNPGKIIAFSSDFEELRSHPSEILKDPQTFLNFNKEGGFILAADLCNGNGLCRKKEKIMCPSFQATNEEFHSTRARAQSLRSIIHGRMPLEAFTSQGLYDVMDLCLLCKGCKTECPSQVDMAKMKSEFLYHYQETHGYSLRSRLFASIGQLNRWMSPLADFFNLLHRQPWTKKALERLGMTSHRNLPLLASQRFSTWYSNFLQPSHLNKSVLLLNDTFNEFNHPHIGQAAVHLLNALGYKVIVPSWSCCGRPALSKGLLKQARKQARKLLSTLAASLAKGALIIGLEPSCILTIKDDYLGLIDPNDPLYPAIELITSRCLTLDEFLLKHVQDGTYPLPFPNKERLIKVHGHCYQKALVGMAPTLDLLRSIPGFYVSEIPSGCCGMAGSFGYESEHYDISMKIGELQLFPHIRKSMPDTWIIANGTSCRHQIQDGTGRQALHLAEALYLHLKDQ